Genomic segment of Halostella limicola:
GACCTGACCCGCGAGGCGCTCGCCGGGTGGTACCCCGAGCACTCCTTCGCCGACCTCGAACTGGTCCGCACCGAGCGCGTCCCCTTCGCGCAGTTCGACCAGCCGCCGGGCTTCCGCGAGACCCTGCCAGGCGTCCGCGCGCCGGACGGCCCGGTCTACCTCGCCGGCGACTACACCGGGTGGTCGTCGATCAACGCCGCGCTGGAGAGCGGCCGCCGCGCCGCCGAGGCGGCGCTCGCGGACCTAGAGGAACGAGCGTAGCTCGCCGAGCGGCGGGAACTCCAACGGCTCGCCGGCGTCCTCGTCCCACACCACCGGGCGGAACGCGTCCGGGTCGGTCACCAGCGGCGAGGCGAAGTCGCTCGCCCGCATGCCGTTGACCGTCACGCCGGCCGCGAGACGGGTGAACGCAGGGAGCATCACCACGTCGGCGCCGCAGTAGACGCCCGGGCCGACGAGGTAGCAGGGCCGCTTTTTCCCCTCTATCTCTATCGCCGGGTGGTCGTGACCGACGACGTACCGGTCGGCGTCCGTTTCGGGCGCTTCGTGCCCGTGGCAGACGACCGTCTCGCCGTCCGCGAGGCGGTGCTCGGCTGGCGCGGAGCCGTCGTACACGGCGTCGAGGAGACCGTCGTGATTGCCGGGCGTGACGACGAGGTCCGCGCCGGCGTCCCGGACGGTCGCTGCGAGTCGGTCGACGGTCTCCTCGACCCCGTGGGGCACGTAGTCGAACGCCTCCAGCAGGTCGCCGGCGAGGACCACCTCGGCCGGGTCGAACTCGTCGATCAGGACGGCGAGGCGCTCGGACAGGTCCGTCCGCTCGCCCAGCGGGAACTCGACGTTCGACGCGGCGGCCTTGCCGACGTGGAGGTCCGACAGGACGAGCGCGTCGGCGGCCGGCAGGAAGCAGGCGCGGTCGCGGAGCCTCATCGGGTCGGTCGTACGTCAGTTCGGGATCGACCGCACGGAGACGTGCGGTCGGCCCGATACACGGTTACGACCGTCCCTATCATTCCTCGGGGCCGCCGTCGGCCCGCACCGGCTGGCCGATGGCCGCCGCGAGGTCGTACTCGGTACCGGTCAGCACGAACAGCGCCTCCTC
This window contains:
- a CDS encoding metallophosphoesterase, coding for MRLRDRACFLPAADALVLSDLHVGKAAASNVEFPLGERTDLSERLAVLIDEFDPAEVVLAGDLLEAFDYVPHGVEETVDRLAATVRDAGADLVVTPGNHDGLLDAVYDGSAPAEHRLADGETVVCHGHEAPETDADRYVVGHDHPAIEIEGKKRPCYLVGPGVYCGADVVMLPAFTRLAAGVTVNGMRASDFASPLVTDPDAFRPVVWDEDAGEPLEFPPLGELRSFL